One window of Clarias gariepinus isolate MV-2021 ecotype Netherlands chromosome 21, CGAR_prim_01v2, whole genome shotgun sequence genomic DNA carries:
- the LOC128509714 gene encoding BOLA class I histocompatibility antigen, alpha chain BL3-6-like: MCRCSAVMKTLIFLTFSFHLSPADTHSYQYLFTGVTPGLNFPEFTAVGMLDGEQINYYDSNIRKFINKTDWIKNAHADDPDVWDKYSRKLQIEQEEFKHEVKTLMQLFNHTEVHTWQWMVGCNLTNNGSFYQFGYDGEDFISWDVKAETWTAAKPQAVITKLIWESDNFYKKQVNNYLKIECIDWLKMYVTYGNATLERRVRPEVSVFQKHSSSPEVVCHATGFFPKAVMISWQKDGKDVHEDVELRETLPNQDGSFQKRSILKVPAEELQKHTYTCVVQHSSLEKELVREVPKGPNKLEL; the protein is encoded by the exons ATGTGTCGCTGCAGTGCAGTTATGAAAACTCTGATTTTtctcacattttcttttcatctttcaCCAGCAG ATACACACAGTTACCAGTACTTATTCACTGGAGTCACACCAGGACTAAACTTCCCAGAATTCACTGCTGTTGGGATGTTGGATGGAGAGCAGATTAACTACTATGACAGTAACATCAGGAAATTCATCAACAAAACAGACTGGATAAAGAACGCTCATGCTGATGATCCGGATGTTTGGGACAAATACAGCCGGAAGCTGCAGATTGAACAGGAAGAGTTCAAGCATGAAGTAAAGACATTAATGCAACTCTTCAATCACACTGAAG ttcACACATGGCAGTGGATGGTTGGCTGTAACCTTACTAATAATGGCTCCTTTTACCAGTTTGGTTATGATGGAGAAGATTTCATCAGTTGGGATGTGAAAGCTGAAACCTGGACTGCAGCTAAACCTCAAGCTGTGATCACCAAACTCATTTGGGAATCTGATAATTTTTATAAGAAGCAGGTTAATAACTACCTGAAGATTGAGTGTATTGACTGGTTAAAAATGTACGTGACTTATGGCAATGCGACTCTGGAGAGAAGAG TTCGGCCGGAGGTGTCAGTGTTCCAAAAACACTCATCTTCTCCAGAGGTGGTGTGTCACGCTACAGGTTTCTTCCCCAAAGCAGTGATGATCAGCTGGCAGAAGGACGGGAAGGACGTGCATGAGGACGTGGAGCTCAGAGAGACGTTACCCAACCAGGATggaagcttccagaagagaagcATTCTGAAAGTCCCAGCTGAGGAGCTGCAGAAACACACCTACACCTGCGTGGTTCAGCACAGCAGCTTGGAGAAGGAGTTAGTGCGAGAAGTACCAAAAGGTCCTAATAAACTCGAGCTGTAG